Proteins encoded within one genomic window of Dehalococcoidia bacterium:
- a CDS encoding CoA transferase: MSGIRVLSMEQAVALPFATRHLADLGADVIRIQSHKRRSPGTGEIDLTRNKRQLAIDLAAPGGRDIFLRIARECDVVAHNFTPRVVRQFGIDYEGVRRVRPDVIYVSLTGFGTTGPWGERPLFGPGAEAVAGHNLLIGDPDAWPGRPGTNVYGDVVCGMNATFAVLAALEERERTGRGQHIDISLYETAVSFLGPVIAAAQLGAEPRRLANQDANFAVHGVFDCAGTDRHIALAVRSDQMDDLAAALGITEPSAAAVQQALASMDADTATSKLQARGIAAHVVSDAADVVNDEHLWSRRYFATVERSFTGKPELYAHAGPAWGGGPLVPLQEAHPLGADTAVILREIGGYSDEEVAEFARADVIGLGERDQFRGWPAPDPVRVTRGELSRIEPDHDGWKRFARPAEAAR, from the coding sequence TTGTCCGGAATCCGCGTGCTTTCGATGGAACAGGCGGTTGCCCTCCCATTCGCGACGCGCCACCTTGCCGACCTCGGCGCCGACGTGATCCGAATTCAGTCCCACAAGCGCCGGTCGCCCGGCACGGGAGAAATCGACCTCACCCGCAACAAGCGTCAGCTGGCTATAGACCTTGCAGCACCCGGCGGACGCGACATCTTCCTCAGGATCGCAAGAGAGTGCGATGTGGTAGCGCACAACTTCACGCCGCGCGTCGTCCGTCAGTTCGGCATCGACTACGAAGGAGTCCGCCGGGTCAGGCCGGACGTCATTTATGTCTCGCTTACGGGATTCGGCACAACGGGGCCCTGGGGCGAGCGCCCGCTCTTTGGCCCGGGTGCAGAAGCGGTCGCGGGACACAACCTGTTGATCGGTGACCCGGATGCATGGCCCGGCAGGCCCGGCACCAACGTCTACGGAGACGTCGTCTGCGGCATGAACGCCACGTTTGCGGTACTCGCGGCGCTGGAGGAGCGCGAACGTACGGGCCGGGGCCAGCACATCGACATATCCTTGTACGAGACGGCGGTGTCTTTCCTCGGGCCCGTGATTGCGGCAGCGCAACTGGGCGCAGAGCCACGACGCCTGGCCAACCAGGATGCCAACTTTGCCGTCCACGGAGTTTTCGACTGCGCGGGCACGGACCGCCACATCGCGTTGGCTGTGCGATCCGACCAGATGGATGACCTCGCCGCCGCGCTCGGAATCACGGAGCCTTCGGCAGCCGCGGTCCAGCAGGCGCTGGCCAGCATGGACGCCGACACTGCGACGTCGAAACTTCAGGCGCGCGGAATAGCGGCGCACGTAGTCTCGGATGCAGCCGACGTGGTAAACGACGAGCACCTCTGGTCGCGTCGCTACTTCGCTACCGTCGAGAGGTCATTCACGGGGAAACCTGAACTCTACGCGCATGCCGGTCCGGCCTGGGGCGGAGGGCCCCTGGTCCCCCTCCAGGAGGCTCATCCGCTGGGCGCCGACACGGCCGTCATCCTCCGGGAGATCGGCGGCTACTCTGACGAAGAGGTCGCTGAGTTCGCCCGGGCGGACGTCATCGGACTCGGCGAGCGCGACCAGTTCCGTGGCTGGCCTGCGCCCGACCCGGTCCGCGTGACGCGAGGCGAACTCTCCCGCATCGAGCCCGACCACGATGGCTGGAAGCGCTTCGCGCGTCCGGCAGAGGCTGCCCGATGA